A part of Eriocheir sinensis breed Jianghai 21 chromosome 51, ASM2467909v1, whole genome shotgun sequence genomic DNA contains:
- the LOC126982625 gene encoding uncharacterized protein LOC126982625 isoform X2: protein MRTLSASSPTSRHSTKKNKVDGWLTLFNLLGRRKLSAPGLCASDVPNPLKLCLLTTLNTSHLLITSPTSPSLMLCTSALSSHVQPPPPSLPVTLNLVWEGREASQDSGIKVHSPPQSIRSGSLVYRGTAKDSSHLVSPSIQVVS from the exons ATGAGGACCCTCTCTGCCTCCTCACCAACCTCACGTCACTCCACCAAGAAGAATAAGGTTGACGGGTGGTTGACGCTGTTCAACCTGCTCGGACGTAGAAAATTGAGTGCCCCAGGCCTGTGTGCTAGTG ATGTGCCCAACCCCCTCAAGCTTTGCCTCCTTACCACACTGAACACATCACACCTCCTCATCACCTCACCTACCTCCCCATCCCTCATGCTGTGCACCTCAGCATTGTCCAGTCAtgtacagccaccaccaccatctctgccTGTCACTTTGAACTTG gtctgggaaggaagggaagcatctCAAGACTCAGGAATCAAGGTCCACAGTCCACCGCAGTCCATCAGGAGTGGGAGTCTGGTCTACCGTGGGACAGCAAAG GACTCGTCTCATCTCGTCTCCCCCAGCATCCAGGTAGTATCTTGA
- the LOC126982625 gene encoding uncharacterized protein LOC126982625 isoform X1, producing the protein MRTLSASSPTSRHSTKKNKVDGWLTLFNLLGRRKLSAPGLCASDVPNPLKLCLLTTLNTSHLLITSPTSPSLMLCTSALSSHVQPPPPSLPVTLNLVWEGREASQDSGIKVHSPPQSIRSGSLVYRGTAKVLVKDSSHLVSPSIQVVS; encoded by the exons ATGAGGACCCTCTCTGCCTCCTCACCAACCTCACGTCACTCCACCAAGAAGAATAAGGTTGACGGGTGGTTGACGCTGTTCAACCTGCTCGGACGTAGAAAATTGAGTGCCCCAGGCCTGTGTGCTAGTG ATGTGCCCAACCCCCTCAAGCTTTGCCTCCTTACCACACTGAACACATCACACCTCCTCATCACCTCACCTACCTCCCCATCCCTCATGCTGTGCACCTCAGCATTGTCCAGTCAtgtacagccaccaccaccatctctgccTGTCACTTTGAACTTG gtctgggaaggaagggaagcatctCAAGACTCAGGAATCAAGGTCCACAGTCCACCGCAGTCCATCAGGAGTGGGAGTCTGGTCTACCGTGGGACAGCAAAGGTACTGGTAAAG GACTCGTCTCATCTCGTCTCCCCCAGCATCCAGGTAGTATCTTGA
- the LOC126982444 gene encoding protein RRP5 homolog, translating into MTWVSLTLMPNEANFGISASCLEKGLVLPCAVASLEDKGYVMDTGIPKIKAAFLKREDTDKAHTWVCSVLRCVLTNIFGRDTKDNLRLTLSANPKAQQPWT; encoded by the exons ATGACCTGGG TGAGTCTCACACTAATGCCCAATGAGGCGAACTTTGGCATCTCAGCATCGTGCCTGGAGAAGGGTCTGGTGCTGCCCTGTGCTGTGGCCAGCCTGGAGGACAAGGGCTATGTCATGGACACAGGCATTCCCAAGATCAAGGCAGCGTTCCTCAAGAGGGAGGACACGGATAAGGCTC ACACTTGGGTGTGCAGTGTGTTACGCTGCGTCCTAACAAACATCTTTGGGAGGGACACCAAAGACAACCTGCGCCTGACCCTCAGTGCCAACCCCAAGGCTCAGCAACCCTGGACCTAA